CCCCGTTCCCATGGAACCCTTCGTGGCCTCCGCCCACGAGGCGGTCAACCTGTGGAGCGCCTTCTTCACCGCCCCGGACCGGTCCGCCCTGCTGGAGACCGCCCGCCTCGCGGGGTTCCCCGAGAATTACTCCGCCTACGCGCGGTGCCTCTACGGCCTGATCTTCGACCTCCGCATCGAGGCCGTCTACTACCCCCAGCCGGGCGTTCCCAAGGAGGTCCTCAAGGCCATCGAGATGGCCGCCGAGCAGGGGGTCGAGTCCGTGCCCTTCGCCTTCCCGCTCTTCCGGAACGACCAGCGCCTCTCTCAGGCCCTCGAGGCCCTGAGGAGGCGCCTCGGCGTGGACCCCGCCGTCCTGGAGGCGGTGGTCCAGCGCCTCCACGAGGTTCGCACGGTGCTGAGGCGGTACGACGGGCTCCAGATGCGCACGGCGGCCTTCTCCTCACGGGCCTACGTCTCCATGCTGGCCCAGGCCATGGATCCCCGGGGCGACCTCGAAGGCCTCAAACGACGCATCGAGCGGGGCATCCTGGACTACCGGGACGAGGGCCGCGAGCGCTGGACGCGCGTGGGCATCGTGGGCCTCCCCCCGTACCGGGAATCCTTCTACGAGACCCTCGAATCCATGCGGGCCGTGGCCGTCTACGACGAGTGGGGCCTGGAGAACAACCCCATGAGCCCCTCCATGGACCTCACCTTCCTTTACCACACCTGCTCCCTCCCCTACGGCCTCAAGCGCCGCCTGGAGAGGGTCCAGCGCGAGGCGGCCACCCGCCGCCTCCAGGCCGTCGTCCTCGCCGTCGAGTACCTTTGCGAGAGCCTGAAGGACGAGGGCTACTTCCGGGTCAACCTCGGACTGCCCGTCTACGTTTTCGAGAACCGGGGAGGGGACCGCCTCTCCTCCGCCGAGGAGCGGGGCCTCAAGCGTCTTCTCGAGGAGCAGGTCGCCGCCCCATGACCCCCTGGAAGCTCCTGCTCGACGAATTCCCCCGCGACGGGGCCACGAACATGGCCCTCGACGAGGCCCTCTTCCGCGACGCCGAGGAGGGCCGAGAGACCCGCCCCGTCCTCCGGCTCTACGGCTGGTCGCCGCCGTGCCTCTCCCTCGGCTACCACCAGGACCCTGCCCTCGCCGCCGACGCGCAGTTCTGTCAACGAAACGCCATCCACATCGTGCGGCGGCCCACGGGGGGCCTCGCCGTCCTCCACGACGACGAGGTCACCTACGCCGTCGCCGCCCCCCTCGACCAAGGGCCCTTCCGCGGCCTCGACCTGGGCGGCACCTATTCCGCCATTGCCGCGGCCCTCGTGGAGGGCCTCCGGAGTCTCGGCCTCCCCGCCCTCCTCAGCCGCCGCCAAGCCCGCGCCGCGCCCACCTCCACCGCGCCGTGCTTCCAGGTACCCACCGCCGACGAGGTCCTCGTGGAGGGCCGCAAGGTCGTCGGAAGCGCCCAGCGCCGCGGCCGACGCGCCTTCCTCCAGCACGGCGCCGTGCCCCTGAGCGTGGACT
The genomic region above belongs to Acidobacteriota bacterium and contains:
- a CDS encoding 2-hydroxyacyl-CoA dehydratase, yielding MRIGVVPPVPMEPFVASAHEAVNLWSAFFTAPDRSALLETARLAGFPENYSAYARCLYGLIFDLRIEAVYYPQPGVPKEVLKAIEMAAEQGVESVPFAFPLFRNDQRLSQALEALRRRLGVDPAVLEAVVQRLHEVRTVLRRYDGLQMRTAAFSSRAYVSMLAQAMDPRGDLEGLKRRIERGILDYRDEGRERWTRVGIVGLPPYRESFYETLESMRAVAVYDEWGLENNPMSPSMDLTFLYHTCSLPYGLKRRLERVQREAATRRLQAVVLAVEYLCESLKDEGYFRVNLGLPVYVFENRGGDRLSSAEERGLKRLLEEQVAAP
- a CDS encoding lipoate--protein ligase family protein — translated: MTPWKLLLDEFPRDGATNMALDEALFRDAEEGRETRPVLRLYGWSPPCLSLGYHQDPALAADAQFCQRNAIHIVRRPTGGLAVLHDDEVTYAVAAPLDQGPFRGLDLGGTYSAIAAALVEGLRSLGLPALLSRRQARAAPTSTAPCFQVPTADEVLVEGRKVVGSAQRRGRRAFLQHGAVPLSVDYALLLGATGRPGADPAPYRAAFAGLKDFLPGLTRQALRAALLEGFRLRLAASFEN